One genomic segment of Bacillota bacterium includes these proteins:
- a CDS encoding aspartate carbamoyltransferase catalytic subunit → MKFERKDILGLQDLSTEEIKLVLDTAEPMKEILAREIKKVPTLRGRSVVTLFYEPSTRTRTSFELAAKYLSADTASISVATSSVQKGESLRDTAKTIEVMGADTIIIRHSVSGAPHFLARMVNARVINAGDGAHEHPTQALLDMFTIREKKGRLAGLKVAILGDITHSRVARSNIWGLTKMGAEVRVVGPPTLMPPFIQDLGVKAFYRCEEGLENVDVINVLRVQLERQQKGLFPSIREYTRLFGLDETKLRYAKPDVLVLHPGPVNRGIEISPEIQDGPHSAINEQVTNGVAVRMALLYLLMSGGEVHEIAS, encoded by the coding sequence TTGAAATTCGAGCGGAAAGATATTCTTGGTCTTCAGGATTTAAGCACCGAAGAAATCAAGCTGGTCCTTGATACCGCAGAGCCCATGAAAGAGATTCTGGCGCGGGAAATTAAAAAAGTTCCTACTTTACGTGGGCGCTCAGTAGTTACGCTTTTTTACGAACCCAGCACCCGGACGCGCACTTCGTTCGAACTGGCGGCCAAGTATCTCAGTGCCGATACGGCGAGCATCTCGGTGGCGACGAGTAGTGTCCAAAAGGGGGAGAGTTTAAGAGATACCGCAAAAACCATCGAGGTGATGGGGGCGGATACAATTATCATCAGGCATTCTGTATCCGGTGCTCCTCATTTTTTGGCGCGTATGGTAAATGCCAGGGTGATTAACGCGGGAGATGGTGCCCACGAGCATCCTACCCAGGCACTCCTCGATATGTTTACGATCAGGGAAAAGAAGGGCCGTCTTGCCGGGCTCAAGGTGGCAATTCTGGGCGATATTACCCACAGCAGGGTTGCCCGCTCCAATATCTGGGGGCTCACCAAAATGGGAGCCGAGGTCCGGGTGGTAGGTCCTCCTACCTTAATGCCACCTTTTATCCAGGATCTGGGAGTTAAGGCTTTTTACAGGTGCGAAGAGGGATTGGAAAATGTCGATGTGATCAATGTTTTGCGGGTTCAATTAGAACGCCAGCAAAAAGGCTTATTCCCCAGTATTCGTGAATACACCAGACTCTTTGGCCTTGATGAAACCAAACTTCGTTATGCGAAACCCGACGTCCTCGTGCTTCACCCGGGACCTGTCAACCGCGGCATCGAGATCAGTCCCGAGATCCAGGACGGTCCTCATTCCGCGATCAACGAACAGGTCACAAATGGGGTTGCGGTACGAATGGCACTCCTTTATCTCCTGATGAGCGGGGGTGAGGTTCATGAAATTGCTTCTTAA
- a CDS encoding dihydroorotase, with product MKLLLKGGFVVDPVKATALQLDVLVEGGKITALAPQIEAPAAETISVDECFICPGFVDMHCHLREPGEEFKETVLTGTRAAGRGGFTAVVCMGNTKPPADNRAVIEFIKRQAGVAPVPVYPVGCATKGRKGEELAEIGDLVEAGVVALSDDGNSIMNSEVLRRVLEYSRMFDLLVISHCEDQNLSLNGVMHEGFMSTLLGFRGIPRAAEEIHVARDLLLAEMTGARLHIAHVSSAGSVQLIREAKRRGIRVTAEVTPHHLCLTDEAVQTFDTNTKVNPPLRTRHDIEALCEGLRDGTIDVIATDHAPHSVEEKDVEYNYAPFGISGLETAVPLMWEHLVARGVLEPVQLVQKMAFNPAQILGLPERVIEVGREANLTVIDPRLKLPVRVKDFVSLGKNSPFNGWELRGWSVLTVVGGKIVMRQGME from the coding sequence ATGAAATTGCTTCTTAAAGGAGGATTTGTGGTTGACCCGGTAAAAGCAACGGCTTTGCAACTTGATGTGCTGGTGGAAGGAGGAAAAATTACAGCCCTTGCCCCGCAAATCGAAGCACCTGCTGCAGAAACAATTTCAGTAGACGAGTGTTTTATTTGCCCCGGTTTTGTGGACATGCACTGTCACCTGCGCGAGCCCGGCGAGGAGTTTAAAGAAACGGTTCTAACAGGGACCCGGGCAGCAGGCCGGGGTGGTTTTACTGCCGTTGTATGCATGGGAAACACAAAGCCGCCGGCTGATAACCGGGCCGTGATCGAATTTATTAAAAGACAGGCCGGGGTTGCACCTGTACCGGTTTATCCCGTAGGTTGCGCTACAAAAGGGCGAAAAGGGGAGGAACTAGCGGAAATCGGCGATCTTGTAGAAGCCGGCGTAGTTGCCCTCTCCGATGACGGAAATTCGATCATGAACAGCGAAGTTCTGAGACGGGTCCTTGAATACAGCCGCATGTTTGATCTTTTGGTAATCAGTCACTGCGAGGATCAAAATCTAAGTCTAAACGGCGTGATGCACGAGGGTTTTATGTCTACATTACTGGGTTTCCGGGGAATTCCGCGTGCGGCGGAGGAGATCCACGTCGCCCGCGACCTGCTTTTGGCGGAAATGACGGGAGCGCGCCTCCACATTGCGCACGTAAGCAGTGCGGGTTCGGTCCAACTTATCAGGGAGGCCAAAAGACGCGGCATCCGTGTGACGGCCGAGGTTACTCCCCACCACCTTTGCCTGACCGATGAAGCGGTCCAAACTTTTGATACCAATACCAAGGTAAACCCACCCTTGCGTACAAGACACGACATTGAAGCTTTATGCGAGGGCCTCCGGGACGGGACGATTGATGTTATCGCCACCGACCACGCGCCCCACTCGGTTGAGGAAAAGGATGTTGAATATAATTACGCGCCTTTTGGCATTTCCGGTCTTGAGACGGCGGTTCCCCTCATGTGGGAGCACCTGGTGGCAAGAGGGGTTTTAGAACCGGTCCAGCTCGTACAAAAAATGGCCTTCAACCCTGCGCAAATTTTGGGATTACCGGAACGGGTAATCGAGGTGGGAAGGGAGGCCAACCTCACGGTCATTGATCCCCGCCTGAAACTCCCGGTTCGAGTAAAAGACTTCGTTTCCCTGGGTAAAAATTCTCCTTTCAACGGTTGGGAACTGCGGGGCTGGTCCGTGCTTACGGTGGTCGGTGGAAAAATTGTGATGCGCCAGGGAATGGAGTAG
- the carA gene encoding glutamine-hydrolyzing carbamoyl-phosphate synthase small subunit, with the protein MNAYLALEDGTVFRGKAFGCEGKQFGEVVFNTGMTGYQKILTDPSYCGQIVVLTYPLIGNYGVNRDDFESERPWVRGFVIKELCAYPNNWRYWIKLEEFCRKHGIIGLAGIDTRALTRRLRNYGTMRGIIAAGEQDPAQLVEEARMAPPLSGQDLVRTVSTSEVRVWGEGPVKVVVVDFGIKYNILRSLVQRNCTVYLVPAWTSAEEILSYRPRGVVLSNGPGDPKDVWYAVEAARKLIGRVPLMGICLGHQILGLALGGDTYKLKFGHRGSNHPVKDLETGRVYITSQNHGFAVDDRSLPREVVASFRNLNDGTVEGLKHRKLPVFSFQYHPEGAPGPLDSTYLFDRFMSFL; encoded by the coding sequence GTGAACGCTTATCTTGCTTTGGAAGACGGTACGGTTTTTCGGGGAAAAGCCTTTGGATGCGAAGGAAAGCAGTTTGGAGAAGTTGTTTTTAACACGGGGATGACCGGATACCAGAAGATTTTAACGGACCCGTCTTATTGCGGCCAGATTGTGGTGCTTACTTACCCTTTAATAGGAAATTACGGGGTTAACCGGGATGATTTCGAATCGGAAAGGCCCTGGGTGCGGGGTTTCGTCATCAAGGAGCTGTGTGCTTATCCGAACAACTGGCGCTACTGGATCAAACTGGAGGAATTCTGCCGAAAGCACGGGATCATCGGTCTCGCCGGGATAGATACGCGGGCCTTAACCAGGCGCTTGCGCAATTATGGAACGATGCGCGGGATTATAGCGGCCGGGGAACAGGATCCCGCCCAATTGGTAGAAGAAGCAAGGATGGCTCCTCCCCTCTCGGGGCAAGACCTCGTTCGAACTGTTTCCACCTCCGAAGTACGGGTTTGGGGCGAGGGACCGGTGAAGGTCGTTGTCGTGGATTTTGGGATTAAATACAATATCCTGCGTTCACTGGTGCAGCGTAACTGTACTGTTTATTTGGTCCCGGCCTGGACGTCGGCCGAGGAGATTCTAAGCTACCGGCCCCGTGGAGTCGTTCTTTCTAACGGGCCGGGAGACCCCAAGGATGTTTGGTACGCCGTTGAGGCTGCACGTAAGTTGATTGGGAGGGTTCCCTTGATGGGGATTTGCCTGGGACACCAGATCCTGGGCCTGGCCCTTGGGGGAGATACGTATAAGTTGAAGTTCGGCCACCGGGGTTCCAACCATCCGGTGAAAGATTTAGAAACGGGCCGGGTTTACATTACTTCTCAGAATCACGGTTTCGCTGTGGATGACCGGAGCCTTCCCCGCGAAGTAGTTGCGAGTTTCCGTAATTTAAATGATGGTACGGTAGAAGGCTTGAAACACCGGAAGCTTCCTGTATTCTCGTTCCAGTATCACCCCGAGGGAGCTCCGGGACCCCTGGATTCTACCTATCTTTTTGACCGGTTCATGTCGTTTCTTTAA
- the carB gene encoding carbamoyl-phosphate synthase large subunit, whose protein sequence is MPRNPELKRVMVVGSGPIVIGQAAEFDYAGTQACRALKEEGIEVVLVNSNPATIMTDLEMADRIYIEPLTQDFLARIIQKERPQGLLPTLGGQVGLNLAVQLAEAGVLNQYHVLLLGTPLEAIKKAEDRELFKEMLQEIGEPVPESKVVSKVEEAVAFSRQIGFPVVVRPAYTLGGTGGGLARDEAELREIVGRGLALSMIRQVLIERSVAGWKEIEYEVMRDSADNCITVCNMENIDPMGIHTGDSIVVAPSQTLSDYEYQMLRSASLKIIRALGVEGGCNIQFALDPESFRYYVIEVNPRVSRSSALASKATGYPIARVAAKIALGLRLDEIENFITRKTTACFEPALDYCVVKFPRWPFDKFGGADRSLGTQMKATGEVMAIDRTFEGALLKAIRSLELPSPGLTYPGLRELEAPVLRKKLSTPSDERLFLVLEAFRRGFRIEELSALTGIDKFFLAKIQEIAALEHDLEKMKSSRQLDPEVISHAKRKGFSDFVIGEMTGVDPSGIKEFRQQHGINPVYKMVDTCAGEFEAATPYFYSTYDLENEADFTPGRKVLVIGAGPIRIGQGIEFDYCSVHSVLALKEEGIEALIVNNNPETVSTDSDTADRLYFEPLTLEDVLHVVEQERPEGVIVQFGGQTAINLAGPLAEAGVPVLGTAVDKIDEAEDRERFEQLLARLGIPKPPGRGAPSLEAALTIAREIGFPVLVRPSYVLGGRAMEIVYHEEDLRTFVASAAAVSPHHPILVDKYFQGKEIEVDAICDGEDVLIPGIMEHIERAGVHSGDSIAVYPARLPENVEARIVEDTVKLARALEIKGLLNIQFVYYQGEVYVLEVNPRASRTVPYLSKITGIPVVRLGTKIMLGKSLRELGYEGGLVRPRSLVAVKVPVFSFGKLHLVDTYLGPEMKSTGEVMGVDSSVPCALYKGLLAAGCSIPRAGTALVTIADRDKEEALSIVEGLASLGLKFYATRGTARFLKKHGIQVEEVRKIEEGSPHVGDLIREGKVNFVINTFSGGRGPVRDGFQIRRAAVEHGIPCLTSLDTARALLEVIHFLQSGKESAIISLDEYTSDSFMKVPEKG, encoded by the coding sequence ATGCCCCGCAATCCAGAACTGAAAAGAGTAATGGTTGTCGGCTCTGGCCCCATTGTAATCGGCCAAGCCGCGGAGTTCGACTATGCAGGGACCCAGGCCTGCCGCGCCCTTAAGGAAGAAGGGATCGAAGTTGTTTTGGTTAACAGTAACCCCGCAACAATTATGACAGATTTGGAAATGGCCGATAGGATATATATTGAGCCTTTAACACAGGACTTTTTGGCAAGAATTATTCAAAAGGAGCGGCCGCAGGGTCTTCTTCCCACCCTGGGAGGGCAGGTAGGGTTGAATTTAGCAGTCCAGTTGGCCGAGGCCGGGGTCCTGAATCAATATCATGTGCTGCTCCTGGGAACGCCCTTGGAAGCGATCAAAAAAGCTGAGGACCGCGAGCTTTTTAAAGAGATGCTGCAGGAAATCGGTGAACCGGTGCCGGAGAGCAAAGTGGTGAGCAAGGTTGAAGAAGCCGTTGCTTTTAGTCGCCAGATCGGCTTTCCGGTAGTCGTCCGACCCGCTTATACGCTGGGTGGAACGGGAGGAGGGCTGGCCCGTGACGAGGCCGAACTCCGGGAAATTGTAGGCCGGGGTCTGGCCTTAAGCATGATCCGGCAGGTGTTGATTGAGCGCAGCGTGGCGGGCTGGAAAGAAATTGAGTACGAGGTAATGAGGGATAGTGCGGACAACTGCATTACCGTATGTAATATGGAAAATATCGATCCGATGGGAATTCACACCGGGGACAGTATTGTTGTTGCACCTTCCCAGACGTTGAGTGACTATGAATACCAGATGCTCCGTTCCGCATCGCTGAAAATTATCAGGGCTTTGGGAGTCGAGGGTGGATGCAACATCCAGTTTGCCCTGGACCCCGAAAGTTTCCGCTACTACGTAATCGAAGTGAATCCGCGGGTCAGCCGGTCGAGCGCCCTGGCCTCCAAGGCTACAGGTTACCCTATTGCGCGGGTTGCAGCAAAGATCGCTTTAGGGCTTCGTCTGGATGAAATAGAAAACTTTATAACCAGGAAAACAACGGCATGTTTTGAGCCGGCGCTTGATTACTGTGTTGTGAAATTCCCCCGCTGGCCTTTCGATAAGTTCGGGGGGGCGGATCGCTCGCTGGGAACTCAGATGAAAGCTACAGGAGAAGTAATGGCCATAGACCGGACCTTTGAAGGAGCACTGTTAAAGGCCATTCGCTCTTTGGAGCTTCCATCACCTGGATTAACTTACCCGGGCCTGCGGGAACTCGAAGCCCCGGTCCTGCGAAAAAAGCTCTCTACTCCTTCGGATGAACGCCTTTTTCTGGTCTTGGAAGCATTCAGAAGAGGTTTTCGAATTGAAGAGTTAAGCGCCCTCACCGGAATTGACAAATTCTTTTTAGCTAAAATCCAGGAAATTGCTGCACTTGAGCATGATCTCGAGAAAATGAAGAGTTCCCGGCAACTTGATCCCGAAGTGATATCCCACGCGAAGCGCAAGGGTTTCAGTGATTTTGTAATCGGCGAGATGACGGGAGTTGACCCCTCGGGAATAAAAGAGTTCCGGCAGCAGCACGGAATCAATCCCGTCTACAAAATGGTCGATACATGTGCGGGAGAGTTTGAGGCCGCGACTCCCTACTTTTATTCTACATATGATCTGGAAAATGAGGCCGACTTCACGCCCGGGCGCAAGGTTCTCGTAATCGGGGCAGGGCCCATCCGTATCGGGCAGGGAATCGAGTTCGACTACTGCTCGGTGCACTCGGTTTTGGCCCTTAAAGAAGAGGGGATAGAGGCGTTAATTGTTAATAACAACCCGGAAACCGTGAGTACAGATTCCGATACCGCAGACCGGCTCTACTTTGAACCGCTCACCCTGGAGGATGTCCTGCACGTAGTGGAGCAGGAACGCCCCGAAGGGGTAATCGTTCAGTTCGGGGGGCAGACCGCCATTAATCTCGCGGGACCCCTCGCAGAGGCTGGAGTTCCTGTTTTAGGAACTGCAGTAGATAAGATTGACGAGGCCGAGGATAGAGAAAGATTTGAGCAGTTGCTGGCCCGGCTCGGGATTCCAAAGCCACCGGGTCGGGGAGCTCCTTCACTCGAAGCCGCCCTCACCATCGCGCGCGAGATCGGTTTTCCCGTTTTGGTCCGGCCTTCCTATGTCTTAGGCGGGAGGGCGATGGAAATTGTCTATCATGAAGAGGATCTGCGGACTTTTGTGGCTTCTGCCGCGGCCGTTTCTCCGCATCATCCGATTCTTGTGGATAAATACTTTCAAGGCAAGGAAATCGAGGTTGATGCGATTTGTGATGGTGAAGATGTTTTAATCCCCGGCATTATGGAGCATATTGAGAGGGCAGGGGTCCATTCGGGTGACAGCATTGCGGTTTACCCGGCGCGTCTCCCTGAAAATGTCGAGGCACGGATTGTAGAAGATACGGTGAAACTGGCGCGCGCCCTTGAAATAAAAGGTCTTCTGAACATCCAATTTGTTTATTATCAGGGTGAAGTTTACGTGCTTGAGGTCAATCCCCGGGCGAGCCGTACGGTTCCTTATTTAAGCAAGATCACCGGAATCCCGGTGGTCCGGCTAGGTACAAAGATCATGCTCGGGAAGAGCCTCCGGGAGTTAGGATACGAAGGAGGGCTCGTCCGGCCGCGCTCCCTGGTTGCAGTGAAAGTTCCCGTTTTCTCCTTTGGGAAGCTGCACCTGGTTGATACGTACCTGGGACCCGAAATGAAATCCACCGGAGAAGTGATGGGAGTAGACTCATCTGTACCCTGCGCTCTGTATAAAGGTCTGCTGGCCGCGGGTTGTTCCATCCCCCGTGCCGGGACGGCACTTGTTACCATCGCCGACCGGGATAAAGAAGAAGCACTCTCGATTGTAGAAGGACTGGCGTCTCTTGGACTCAAGTTTTATGCTACCCGGGGAACGGCGCGTTTTTTAAAAAAACATGGGATCCAGGTTGAAGAGGTCCGTAAAATTGAAGAAGGGTCTCCGCATGTCGGTGATTTGATCAGAGAAGGGAAGGTCAATTTTGTCATCAATACCTTCAGCGGAGGAAGGGGACCGGTCCGGGATGGATTCCAGATCAGGCGTGCTGCCGTAGAACACGGGATTCCCTGTCTTACTTCCTTAGATACCGCCAGGGCTCTCCTGGAGGTGATCCACTTTTTGCAGAGCGGTAAAGAAAGCGCCATCATCTCCCTGGATGAGTATACAAGTGATAGCTTTATGAAAGTACCCGAGAAAGGATGA
- a CDS encoding dihydroorotate dehydrogenase electron transfer subunit — MEQPPKDWDCPVLEQVNVSADYYLLSVAAPQVALSALPGQFVLFRCGTRYDPFLRRPLSIHQVKRERGEVSFLYQVRGVGTRWLAGRNKGDAVSMLGPFGRGFTFSGRGKRGILVGAGVGVAPLLFLAGELSALDWKLVILIGARTREGILRAEVFKHYGNVKIIAEDGSTARQGTILDLFREEVEEAHWEMIYACGPVAVLKGIQKISKETGIPAQIALEERMACGVGACLGCVCEGATGETVRYLRVCREGPVFDSHEVILRD; from the coding sequence ATGGAGCAACCGCCAAAAGACTGGGATTGTCCGGTTCTCGAACAGGTTAACGTCTCAGCGGACTACTATCTTTTATCAGTGGCCGCACCTCAGGTTGCCCTGTCCGCGCTGCCCGGGCAGTTTGTTTTATTCCGCTGCGGGACGCGGTATGACCCATTCTTGAGGCGCCCCTTAAGCATCCATCAAGTAAAAAGGGAGCGGGGGGAGGTCAGCTTTCTTTATCAAGTAAGAGGGGTTGGAACGAGGTGGCTTGCCGGACGAAATAAAGGGGATGCGGTTTCTATGCTGGGGCCTTTCGGCCGCGGGTTCACTTTTTCAGGGAGAGGTAAAAGAGGGATACTGGTAGGGGCAGGAGTCGGTGTTGCCCCCCTCCTTTTTCTGGCAGGCGAGCTGTCAGCACTGGACTGGAAGCTTGTGATCCTGATCGGGGCGCGGACTCGGGAGGGAATCCTCCGCGCCGAAGTTTTTAAGCACTACGGGAATGTGAAGATCATCGCCGAAGATGGGAGCACGGCAAGACAAGGAACGATCCTGGACCTTTTCCGCGAGGAAGTAGAGGAAGCGCATTGGGAAATGATTTACGCTTGCGGACCCGTTGCAGTGCTCAAAGGGATTCAAAAAATTAGCAAGGAAACGGGGATTCCGGCACAGATCGCCCTTGAGGAGCGGATGGCCTGCGGGGTAGGCGCCTGCCTGGGGTGCGTTTGCGAGGGGGCAACCGGAGAAACTGTGCGGTACCTGCGGGTTTGCCGGGAAGGGCCCGTTTTCGATTCTCACGAGGTGATCCTGCGTGATTGA